A genome region from Populus alba chromosome 5, ASM523922v2, whole genome shotgun sequence includes the following:
- the LOC118028093 gene encoding WAT1-related protein At1g09380, whose translation MDMADVLPFLAMAIVQFGYAGMNITSKLAMDSGMKPLVLVGYRQIFATIAMVPFAYFFERKTRPKITMSLLLQIFICSLTGVTGNQVFYFIGLENSTPTIGCALTNVLPAVTFILAVLFRQESVGIKKTSGQAKLLGTIVCVGGAMLLSFYHGHMINIGESSIHWNYADSTGNSSTDKKSNFVLGSLFIIASAISWAIWFTVQAKVSLKFPAPYTCTLLMCFMGSIECVVIGIGANHKVSEWSLRSPGRLIAALYAGIVCSALAFSLTSWSIQRKGALYVSVFSPLLLVIVAVLSWALLHEKIYVGTAVGSILIVAGLYAVLWGKDKELKEEIEETKEMKIGSKEWNNHDLELQLHAISNGKRNAAS comes from the exons ATGGATATGGCAGATGTTTTGCCATTCTTGGCTATGGCTATAGTCCAGTTTGGCTATGCAGGCATGAATATTACATCAAAGCTTGCAATGGATTCAGGCATGAAACCACTTGTTCTTGTTGGTTATAGGCAAATCTTTGCCACCATTGCAATGGTCCCCTTTGCTTATTTCTTTGAGCG gAAAACTAGGCCCAAGATCACCATGTCTTTGCTGCTTCAGATTTTCATATGTTCTCTTACAGG TGTAACAGGAAaccaggttttttattttattgggctAGAAAATTCCACCCCCACAATTGGATGTGCATTGACCAACGTACTCCCTGCAGTGACTTTCATTCTTGCAGTTCTTTTCAG ACAGGAATCAGTGGGAATCAAGAAGACATCAGGGCAAGCAAAGCTGTTAGGGACGATAGTATGTGTAGGAGGAGCCATGTTGTTGTCATTCTACCATGGTCACATGATCAATATAGGCGAGTCAAGTATTCATTGGAACTATGCAGATAGTACCGGAAATAGCAGCACCGACAAGAAATCGAACTTCGTCCTGGGATCCTTATTTATAATTGCTAGTGCTATTTCTTGGGCAATATGGTTCACCGTCCAA GCGAAAGTGAGCTTGAAGTTTCCAGCTCCTTACACGTGCACCTTATTGATGTGTTTCATGGGCAGCATTGAATGTGTTGTAATCGGCATCGGTGCCAATCACAAAGTATCTGAGTGGTCATTGCGATCTCCTGGCAGGCTTATTGCAGCTCTGTATGCA GGAATCGTGTGTTCCGCACTAGCGTTTTCCCTCACTTCATGGAGTATTCAAAGGAAAGGAGCACTCTACGTCTCGGTCTTCAGTCCCTTGTTGCTTGTTATAGTAGCTGTTTTGAGTTGGGCATTGCTTCATGAGAAGATATATGTCGGAAC AGCTGTAGGGTCGATCTTGATCGTCGCTGGGCTCTACGCGGTTCTCTGGGGGAAGGATAAGGAATTGAAGGAGGAGATCGAAGAGACGAAGGAGATGAAGATAGGCAGTAAAGAGTGGAATAACCATGACCTTGAATTACAATTACATGCAATTTCTAACGGCAAAAGAAATGCTGCAAGTTGA
- the LOC118028250 gene encoding GDSL esterase/lipase At1g09390 has protein sequence MISHSPLLSQPLSHFILLLLLLLLPLFFTSVASQCKNPPIIFNFGDSNSDTGGLVAGLGFPVNLPNGRTFFHRSTGRLSDGRLLIDFLCQSLNASFLSPYLDSLGGSGFTNGANFAVVGSSTLPKYVPFSLNIQLMQFLHFKARSLELVTAGFGNFITDEGLRNALYIIDIGQNDIADSFSKKMSYAQVTKRIPSVILEIGNAVKVLYNQGGRKFWIHNTGPLGCLPQKLSLVQKKDLDPIGCISDYNMAARLFNEGLRQLCERMRSQLSGATIVYVDIYSIKYDLIANSSKYGFSSPLMACCGSGGPPYNYDIRVTCSQPGYQVCDEGSRYVNWDGIHYTEAANSIIASKVLSMAHSSPSIPFDFFCRN, from the exons ATGATCTCTCACTCTCCACTTCTCTCTCAGCCTCTCTCCcactttattcttcttcttcttcttcttcttcttccattgtTTTTCACTTCAGTTGCTTCTCAATGCAAGAACCCACCAATTATCTTCAACTTTGGAGACTCTAACTCTGACACTGGAGGACTAGTTGCTGGACTTGGTTTCCCTGTCAATCTCCCTAATGGCCGTACATTCTTTCATAGATCAACTGGTAGATTATCTGATGGAAGGCTCCTGATTGACTTCCTTT gtCAAAGCTTGAATGCTAGCTTTCTAAGCCCATACCTGGACTCATTGGGGGGGTCCGGGTTCACAAATGGTGCAAACTTTGCAGTTGTCGGGTCTTCTACTCTCCCTAAATATGTACCCTTCTCGTTGAACATTCAACTAATGCAGTTCCTTCATTTCAAAGCTCGCTCTCTTGAACTTGTCACTGCTG GTTTTGGAAATTTCATCACCGATGAAGGGCTCCGAAATGCACTTTACATTATCGACATTGGTCAAAATGACATTGCTGATTCATTCTCCAAAAAAATGTCTTATGCACAAGTAACCAAAAGGATCCCCTCCGTCATTTTAGAGATTGGAAATGCTGTGAAG GTTTTATACAATCAAGGAGGCAGAAAATTTTGGATACATAACACTGGACCGCTAGGCTGTCTCCCTCAAAAACTTTCACTGGTTCAGAAGAAGGATCTGGATCCAATTGGATGTATATCAGATTACAACATGGCAGCAAGATTGTTCAATGAAGGACTGCGTCAATTATGTGAAAGGATGAGGTCTCAATTGTCTGGAGCAACTATAGTCTATGTAGATATCTACTCAATCAAATACGATCTCATTGCCAACTCCTCCAAATATG GTTTTTCGAGTCCATTGATGGCATGTTGCGGTTCTGGAGGACCTCCATACAACTATGATATAAGAGTAACATGCAGTCAGCCTGGTTATCAGGTCTGCGACGAAGGATCCCGATATGTTAACTGGGATGGAATCCATTACACTGAAGCAGCTAATTCGATCATAGCCTCCAAAGTGCTGTCAATGGCTCACTCTTCACCGAGCATTCCATTTGATTTCTTCTGCCGCAATTGA